One segment of Agromyces albus DNA contains the following:
- a CDS encoding 1,4-dihydroxy-2-naphthoyl-CoA synthase — protein MAPEVSQLFDANEWTDAAPGVTASSGFSDITYHHSVDGRIARIAFDRPEVRNAFRPHTVDELYRALEHARIDPRIGVVLLTGNGPSEKDGGWAFCSGGDQRIRGRDGYQYDSDATQPPGPATGLGRLHILEVQRLIRFMPKVVIAVVPGWAAGGGHSLHVVCDLTIASREHGRFKQTDADVGSFDAGYGSAYFARQIGQKFAREVFFLAEEYSAERAYEMGAVNRVVGHADLEREAIAMARTILTKSPTAIRMLKFAFNAVDDGMMGQQVFAGEATRLAYGTDEAVEGRDAFLEKRDPDWGPYPWHF, from the coding sequence ATGGCGCCCGAGGTATCCCAATTGTTCGATGCGAACGAGTGGACGGATGCCGCGCCCGGCGTTACCGCATCATCCGGTTTCTCCGACATCACCTACCACCACTCGGTCGACGGCCGCATCGCCCGCATCGCGTTCGACCGGCCCGAGGTGCGCAACGCGTTCCGCCCGCACACCGTCGACGAGCTCTACCGGGCGCTCGAGCACGCACGCATCGATCCCCGCATCGGGGTCGTGCTGCTCACGGGCAACGGACCGAGCGAGAAAGACGGCGGCTGGGCGTTCTGCTCGGGCGGCGACCAGCGGATTCGCGGCCGCGATGGCTACCAGTACGACTCCGACGCCACTCAACCACCGGGGCCGGCGACCGGCCTCGGGCGCCTGCACATCCTCGAGGTGCAGCGCCTGATCCGCTTCATGCCGAAGGTCGTCATCGCGGTCGTGCCGGGCTGGGCGGCGGGCGGCGGCCACTCGCTCCACGTCGTCTGCGACCTCACGATCGCGAGCCGAGAGCACGGCCGGTTCAAGCAGACGGATGCCGACGTCGGCAGCTTCGACGCCGGCTACGGCAGTGCCTACTTCGCGAGGCAGATCGGACAGAAGTTCGCCCGCGAGGTGTTCTTCCTCGCCGAGGAGTACTCGGCCGAACGTGCATACGAGATGGGCGCCGTGAACCGAGTGGTCGGGCATGCTGACCTCGAACGCGAGGCGATCGCCATGGCGCGCACCATCCTCACCAAGTCGCCGACGGCGATCCGCATGCTGAAGTTCGCGTTCAACGCCGTCGACGACGGCATGATGGGGCAGCAGGTCTTCGCCGGCGAGGCGACGCGTCTCGCATACGGCACCGACGAGGCGGTCGAGGGTCGCGATGCGTTCCTCGAGAAGCGCGACCCCGACTGGGGGCCGTACCCATGGCACTTCTGA